In Defluviitalea raffinosedens, a genomic segment contains:
- the lysA gene encoding diaminopimelate decarboxylase has translation MQYVYSNVTQSLNFFGNSDPFELIEEYGSPLYVYNERIFRERCREMKNLVSYPNFSVNYSVKANSNLQLLKIALEEGLNVDAMSPGEIFLELQAGFKPEQILFISNNVSADEMKFAIDRKITVSVDSLSQLELFGKINPGGSVAIRFNPGVGAGHHKKVITGGKETKFGVDPNFIPQVKEILKKYNLKLVGINQHIGSLFMEGSAYIQGIKSILSLAENFEDLEFVDLGGGFGIPYHKQENEARLDLSSLGKELDSILNEWVKSYGKNITFKIEPGRYISAECGVLLGTVHAIKINYDNKYVGTDLGFNVLQRPIMYDSHHDIEIYRNSDLPSTKKEPVIIVGNICESGDIIAKNRLLPEIFEGDLLGVLDAGAYGHVMSSNYNNRLRPAEVLIKENGDHILIRRRDTLEDLIRCYNV, from the coding sequence ATGCAGTATGTATATTCAAATGTAACGCAAAGCCTTAATTTTTTCGGCAATTCTGATCCATTTGAATTAATAGAAGAATATGGAAGTCCTTTATATGTTTATAATGAGCGAATTTTTCGTGAACGTTGCAGAGAAATGAAAAACCTCGTATCTTATCCTAATTTTTCTGTTAACTATTCCGTTAAGGCAAATAGTAATTTACAACTCCTAAAAATTGCTCTTGAAGAAGGTTTAAATGTAGACGCCATGTCACCGGGAGAGATATTTTTAGAATTACAGGCAGGATTTAAACCCGAGCAAATATTGTTCATAAGCAATAATGTATCCGCAGATGAAATGAAGTTTGCCATTGACAGAAAGATTACTGTAAGTGTAGATTCCCTTTCTCAATTAGAGCTATTTGGAAAAATCAATCCTGGTGGCTCTGTTGCGATTCGCTTCAATCCTGGTGTAGGCGCAGGTCACCATAAAAAAGTAATCACAGGAGGAAAAGAAACAAAATTCGGTGTTGATCCAAATTTCATTCCTCAAGTGAAAGAAATTCTTAAAAAATATAATCTTAAATTGGTAGGAATCAATCAGCACATAGGTTCATTATTTATGGAAGGATCTGCATATATACAAGGAATAAAATCTATCTTATCTTTAGCTGAAAACTTTGAAGATCTTGAGTTTGTTGATTTAGGTGGAGGATTTGGTATTCCTTATCACAAACAAGAAAATGAAGCGCGTTTAGATTTATCCTCCCTGGGAAAAGAACTGGATTCGATTTTAAATGAATGGGTAAAATCCTATGGAAAGAATATTACCTTTAAAATTGAACCCGGTCGATATATTTCAGCTGAATGCGGTGTTCTATTAGGAACAGTTCATGCTATTAAAATAAATTATGACAACAAATATGTCGGAACAGACTTAGGATTTAATGTCTTGCAAAGGCCAATTATGTATGATTCTCACCATGACATAGAAATTTATAGAAATTCTGATCTTCCATCAACTAAAAAAGAACCTGTAATTATCGTAGGAAATATTTGTGAAAGTGGAGATATCATTGCAAAAAACAGATTACTTCCAGAAATTTTTGAAGGAGATTTATTAGGCGTTTTAGACGCAGGCGCTTATGGCCATGTAATGAGCTCAAATTATAATAATCGCCTTCGTCCTGCCGAGGTTCTCATCAAAGAAAACGGAGACCATATATTAATCCGAAGAAGAGATACTTTGGAAGATTTAATTCGCTGCTATAATGTCTAA
- a CDS encoding AAA family ATPase, translating into MDIFEYTRQKTMKNESPLAARMRPATLEEFEGQEHIIGKDKLLYRAIKADQLSSIIFYGPPGTGKTTLAKIIANTTKSEFCQLNATTSGKKEITEVVEEAKTRLGMTAKKTILFIDEIHRFNKAQQDALLPHVEDGTIILIGATTENPYFEVNKALVSRSRIFELKPLSQQNIKNLILRALKDEKKGLGSFNADITDEALEFLADMANGDARAAINAIELGVLTTQPSEDGKIHITLEVAQECIQRRALNYDKDGDNHYDTISAFIKSMRGSDPDAAVYYLARMLYAGEDPKFIARRIIICAAEDVGNADPNALQVAVAAAQAVDFIGMPEGRIILAQAAIYVACAPKSNGAIVAIDAALEDVKNIRIKGIPSHLRDAHYPGAKELGHGAGYKYAHAYPGNYVSQQYLPDELLDRVYYIPTDNGYEAVIKSIQASRNSAQF; encoded by the coding sequence TTGGATATTTTTGAATATACCCGACAAAAAACAATGAAAAATGAATCTCCTTTAGCGGCAAGGATGAGACCTGCAACTTTGGAGGAGTTTGAGGGGCAAGAACATATTATAGGAAAGGACAAACTTCTTTATAGGGCAATTAAGGCTGATCAATTAAGTTCAATTATTTTTTACGGTCCTCCCGGAACTGGTAAGACGACTCTGGCAAAAATCATTGCAAATACTACAAAATCTGAATTTTGTCAACTGAATGCAACTACATCGGGAAAAAAAGAAATTACTGAAGTAGTGGAAGAAGCAAAGACTCGATTAGGCATGACTGCCAAAAAAACAATTCTGTTTATAGATGAAATTCATCGCTTTAATAAGGCACAGCAGGATGCTTTGCTTCCCCATGTGGAAGATGGAACAATTATTCTTATTGGAGCAACAACAGAAAACCCTTATTTCGAAGTGAATAAGGCATTGGTATCCAGGTCAAGAATATTTGAGCTTAAACCTTTATCTCAGCAAAATATTAAAAATTTAATTCTTAGAGCATTGAAAGATGAGAAAAAAGGGCTGGGTAGTTTCAATGCAGATATTACTGACGAAGCATTGGAATTTTTAGCTGATATGGCTAATGGTGATGCAAGAGCGGCGATTAATGCCATAGAATTAGGAGTACTTACAACACAACCTTCCGAAGATGGGAAAATTCATATTACTTTGGAAGTAGCACAGGAATGTATTCAAAGAAGAGCGCTCAATTACGATAAAGATGGGGACAATCATTATGACACCATATCTGCTTTTATAAAAAGTATGAGAGGTTCTGATCCTGATGCTGCTGTTTATTATTTGGCCAGAATGCTTTATGCTGGAGAAGATCCAAAATTTATAGCCAGAAGAATTATCATATGTGCTGCAGAAGATGTTGGAAATGCAGATCCTAATGCATTGCAGGTAGCTGTCGCCGCAGCACAGGCAGTCGATTTTATCGGTATGCCTGAAGGAAGGATCATATTAGCACAGGCAGCTATATATGTTGCTTGCGCTCCGAAGAGCAATGGAGCCATTGTGGCTATAGATGCAGCACTGGAAGATGTTAAAAATATCAGGATTAAGGGTATCCCCTCTCATTTAAGAGATGCTCATTACCCGGGAGCTAAAGAATTAGGCCATGGGGCAGGATATAAATATGCACATGCATACCCAGGAAATTATGTCAGTCAGCAATATCTTCCGGATGAACTTCTGGATCGCGTGTATTACATTCCGAC